In one Cytophagales bacterium genomic region, the following are encoded:
- a CDS encoding radical SAM protein, with translation MRLINHPVLCNYYVTYRCNAKCGFCDIWQKPSPYITVENFRENLKDLKRLGVKVIDLTGGEPLLHRQIDALLHVARDAGFITTITTNCLLYPKFAERLKGKIDMLHFSLDSSVKEEHDRSRGVACYDFVLKSIEIARSLGERPDILFTVFDQNIGEIEKVYENICIPNNLVLILNPVFEYNGVETGNQLSGAQLNTLSKWGKKKNVYLNQAFILLRKDGGNHINDPVCKAGSSTVVISPENKLVTPCYHLGMQEYEINGNLFELYNSKKVREIIAMEGRFSECEGCTINCYMQTSFTVNMNKYWWKALSSTIKYNRIKGTWKALLRKEGNKEIRE, from the coding sequence ATGCGCTTAATAAACCATCCTGTTTTATGTAATTACTATGTTACCTACCGCTGCAACGCAAAATGCGGCTTTTGTGATATTTGGCAAAAACCCTCGCCTTATATAACTGTGGAAAATTTCCGGGAAAATCTAAAAGATCTGAAACGTTTGGGTGTGAAAGTGATTGACCTTACAGGCGGAGAGCCTTTGCTTCACAGGCAAATTGATGCGTTGCTGCATGTTGCCAGGGATGCAGGATTTATAACCACCATTACCACCAACTGCCTGCTATACCCCAAGTTTGCTGAAAGATTAAAAGGAAAAATTGATATGCTGCACTTCTCTCTTGATTCGTCTGTGAAAGAAGAGCATGATCGCTCAAGAGGTGTCGCTTGCTATGATTTTGTGCTTAAATCCATAGAAATAGCGCGTTCTTTAGGCGAAAGGCCCGATATATTATTTACAGTGTTTGACCAAAATATCGGGGAGATAGAAAAAGTTTATGAAAACATCTGTATCCCCAATAACCTTGTTTTGATCTTAAACCCTGTGTTTGAATATAATGGCGTTGAGACTGGAAATCAGCTATCAGGGGCACAATTAAATACCCTTTCAAAATGGGGCAAAAAGAAAAACGTTTATCTCAACCAGGCATTTATCCTGCTTAGAAAAGATGGCGGAAATCATATCAATGACCCTGTTTGTAAAGCGGGAAGCTCAACCGTTGTGATATCACCTGAAAATAAATTGGTGACGCCTTGTTACCATCTGGGCATGCAGGAATACGAGATCAACGGCAATTTATTTGAACTTTACAATTCGAAAAAGGTACGGGAAATTATTGCTATGGAAGGACGATTTTCTGAATGCGAGGGTTGCACCATCAATTGTTATATGCAAACTTCCTTTACTGTGAATATGAACAAATATTGGTGGAAAGCGCTGTCTTCTACCATTAAATATAATAGGATCAAAGGAACCTGGAAAGCGTTGTTGAGGAAAGAAGGAAATAAGGAAATAAGGGAATAA
- a CDS encoding glycerol acyltransferase → MKFLAKLMYKILGWKLKGSVPTDIKKCVMVAAPHTSNWDFFYGIIAFYIMGIKIKTPIKKELFFFPLGIILNALGGIQVDRAKAGNLVDNIVDLFKKYDELVIFITPEGTRSYAERWKTGFWHIANNANVPIILGYIDYSKKTTGVGPVFVPTGDVDTDIKEIKKFYRNITGKYPEQGVI, encoded by the coding sequence ATGAAGTTCCTTGCTAAGTTGATGTATAAAATTTTGGGTTGGAAGCTAAAGGGCAGTGTTCCAACTGATATTAAAAAGTGTGTGATGGTTGCAGCTCCACATACAAGTAATTGGGATTTTTTTTATGGAATAATTGCTTTTTATATAATGGGAATAAAAATAAAAACTCCTATTAAAAAGGAATTGTTCTTTTTTCCATTAGGGATCATCTTAAACGCCCTTGGTGGTATTCAGGTTGACAGGGCCAAAGCAGGCAACCTGGTTGATAATATCGTTGACTTATTTAAAAAATATGACGAGTTGGTAATATTTATCACACCTGAAGGTACCCGGAGTTATGCTGAACGATGGAAAACAGGATTCTGGCATATAGCCAACAATGCAAACGTTCCTATTATTTTAGGATACATAGATTATTCGAAAAAAACTACAGGAGTCGGGCCTGTATTTGTACCTACAGGTGATGTAGATACAGATATTAAAGAGATAAAAAAGTTTTATAGAAACATAACCGGAAAATATCCGGAGCAGGGAGTTATATAA
- a CDS encoding LysM peptidoglycan-binding domain-containing protein has product MERSLKYYPALAISLILFCCTKQLTVDTSMQPDSKIVRYDSSQVALDTLYDTPIEGYEYIPDLPDDLIRDRLGCIEGEINLSFNRTVRSFIDYFTIADRAYTRLMIRRKNLYFPVFEAAFKKYDLPEELKYLAIVESGLNPKAVSRAGATGLWQFMYYTGKMFDMKQTRFIDERMAPYQSTEAACKYLKQLYNIFNDWELALAAYNCGPGKVRRAIRRSGYKRDFWKIYNFLPRETRGYVPSFVAVNYALNYAEHHNIFVDTVEYPIISDTIIIQQTISLSVFAGLIGVCEDDLNRLNPEVKSDIIPQSEKKYPLKVPSDKKEFIVLNRAFIMDSASCLDASVLLNIASGQITGKNTNYPDKVGTGRKKIVYTVKKGDVLGKVAEKYHVRISQIRAWNNIKGTMIRTGQKLTIWKDPAYFTKYKTKTVSVKPVPIPKGKIHYVQPGDTLWDISRKYEGVTIDQLKELNNLKSNKIKPGQKLKLG; this is encoded by the coding sequence ATGGAAAGATCCTTAAAATATTACCCCGCATTAGCTATTTCATTGATTTTATTCTGCTGCACAAAACAACTAACTGTTGACACAAGTATGCAGCCGGATAGTAAAATAGTCCGGTATGATTCCAGCCAGGTAGCATTGGATACACTATATGATACTCCAATTGAAGGGTACGAATATATCCCTGATCTGCCTGATGATCTTATCAGAGACAGGCTTGGCTGTATCGAAGGTGAAATAAATTTGTCTTTTAACAGAACCGTCAGGTCTTTTATTGACTACTTCACTATTGCAGACAGGGCATATACGAGGTTAATGATAAGAAGGAAAAATCTCTATTTTCCGGTCTTTGAAGCGGCCTTTAAAAAATATGACCTTCCCGAAGAGCTGAAATATTTAGCCATCGTAGAGTCGGGGCTTAACCCCAAAGCTGTTTCAAGAGCCGGAGCAACAGGATTGTGGCAATTTATGTATTATACCGGCAAAATGTTTGATATGAAACAAACCCGTTTTATTGATGAAAGGATGGCCCCGTACCAATCTACCGAGGCAGCCTGTAAATATCTGAAGCAGCTCTATAATATCTTCAACGACTGGGAATTAGCTTTAGCGGCTTATAATTGCGGGCCGGGCAAAGTAAGAAGAGCTATCAGAAGATCGGGTTATAAAAGAGATTTTTGGAAAATATATAATTTCCTTCCCAGGGAAACAAGGGGTTATGTCCCTTCTTTTGTTGCTGTCAATTATGCTTTAAACTATGCTGAACACCATAATATCTTTGTTGATACTGTCGAATATCCGATCATTAGTGATACCATTATTATTCAGCAAACCATCAGTTTGTCAGTATTTGCCGGCCTTATCGGAGTTTGCGAGGATGACCTGAACAGGCTCAATCCGGAGGTCAAAAGTGATATAATTCCACAAAGTGAAAAAAAATATCCATTGAAAGTGCCTTCCGATAAGAAAGAATTTATTGTATTAAACCGGGCATTTATCATGGATTCTGCATCCTGCCTTGATGCTTCTGTTCTTTTAAATATTGCGTCTGGTCAAATAACAGGAAAGAATACAAATTATCCCGACAAAGTCGGGACAGGCAGGAAAAAAATTGTATATACTGTAAAAAAGGGAGATGTGCTGGGAAAAGTAGCTGAAAAATACCATGTAAGAATTTCGCAGATCAGGGCATGGAACAATATAAAAGGCACGATGATTCGCACTGGCCAAAAGCTTACTATATGGAAAGACCCCGCCTATTTCACTAAATACAAAACAAAAACAGTATCCGTCAAACCTGTTCCGATACCCAAGGGGAAAATACATTATGTACAGCCGGGCGATACTTTATGGGATATTTCCCGTAAATATGAAGGAGTCACCATCGATCAACTTAAAGAGCTCAATAACCTGAAATCAAATAAGATAAAGCCAGGACAGAAGCTGAAGTTGGGATGA